One Haloarchaeobius amylolyticus DNA window includes the following coding sequences:
- a CDS encoding RNA-guided endonuclease InsQ/TnpB family protein yields MAIEATRTYVGSIQNHRQVCGGLDSLGDSASKIWNVARWTADQIWNATGEIPDEGVLKSYMKNQACWKDLNAQSSQKVIEELSDAFQSWFGLRQKDDAANPPGYRKHGDKRPRSTVTFKEDGFKHDTENNRVRLSKGSNLKDHFSDFLLCEYQTRPDVDLSEVNSVQNVRAVWNGDEWELHFVCKVELETNDSPGDEVAGIDLGIKNIATVAFPDEYVLYPGNSLKQDKHYFKRAEYDTEGENGPSEKSMWARKKLTERERHFYHVLTDTIITECVERGVGTLAVSWPEDVRESDWGKTGNKKLHSWAFDRIYQYLAYKGEIRGVAVLKENEWDTSKTCSRCGDDTKSNRVERGLYVCSSCELVGNADCNGAENMRQKITPSPHGEDRSNGCVAQPSTQLFDRESGTFRTREQFMS; encoded by the coding sequence ATGGCGATTGAGGCCACTCGAACCTATGTTGGTTCTATCCAGAACCACCGGCAGGTCTGTGGCGGCCTCGATTCGCTCGGAGATTCCGCCTCCAAAATTTGGAACGTCGCACGATGGACAGCCGACCAAATTTGGAATGCAACTGGCGAAATACCAGATGAGGGCGTGCTGAAATCGTATATGAAGAACCAGGCGTGCTGGAAAGATTTGAACGCACAATCCAGTCAGAAAGTCATCGAAGAACTTTCCGACGCTTTTCAGTCATGGTTCGGCCTGCGACAGAAAGACGACGCGGCGAATCCGCCCGGTTACCGCAAACACGGTGACAAACGACCACGGAGCACGGTCACATTCAAAGAAGACGGATTCAAACACGATACCGAGAACAACCGCGTTCGCCTCTCGAAAGGCTCGAATCTGAAAGATCACTTCTCGGACTTCCTGCTCTGTGAGTACCAGACTCGCCCGGATGTTGACCTCTCAGAAGTCAACTCGGTGCAGAACGTCCGAGCAGTCTGGAACGGCGACGAATGGGAGCTGCACTTCGTCTGTAAAGTCGAACTCGAAACGAACGACTCACCAGGCGACGAAGTTGCAGGCATCGACCTTGGCATCAAGAACATCGCTACAGTCGCATTTCCCGACGAATACGTCCTGTATCCCGGCAACTCGCTCAAGCAAGACAAGCACTACTTCAAGCGAGCCGAGTACGATACAGAGGGTGAGAATGGCCCGTCAGAGAAGTCGATGTGGGCACGCAAGAAACTCACAGAGCGTGAGAGGCACTTCTACCACGTTCTCACAGACACCATCATCACGGAGTGTGTCGAACGCGGTGTAGGCACGCTCGCGGTGAGTTGGCCAGAAGATGTGCGAGAGTCGGATTGGGGTAAGACCGGCAACAAGAAACTGCACTCGTGGGCGTTCGACCGCATCTACCAGTACCTCGCGTACAAGGGGGAGATTCGTGGTGTTGCGGTGCTGAAGGAGAACGAGTGGGATACCAGTAAGACGTGCTCACGATGCGGTGACGATACGAAATCAAACCGTGTAGAACGTGGCTTGTACGTCTGCTCGTCGTGCGAATTGGTCGGGAACGCGGATTGTAACGGGGCGGAGAATATGCGCCAGAAGATAACTCCGAGTCCTCACGGCGAGGATAGGAGTAACGGCTGTGTGGCACAGCCATCGACACAGTTGTTCGACCGCGAGAGCGGGACGTTTCGTACGAGAGAGCAATTCATGTCGTAG
- a CDS encoding ATP-binding protein, giving the protein MIPDPVLFSIVYDSGTEIFSRFRKGRTFRKAVADAAEATAADTPGISSDDLLDIFQAELDEEATASADTDEILSDLAYALKVRANTTEDVDFEATIERFLVHLEENLVAGGQTHEIYQILYEYVRHTNTLTETLVEEIEQRHERYYDDLDALSRWSNRMAPSETAYQIPEIDQHVAVSGVSTVESELSAGENVILTGPAGVGKTGVLAEQYATLADEHPVYFIDAREFGQFEAISDVEAEFGITNSLRDLFQEVADRNGRCTVVVDQLDNIRIETAATVFQHLLLDLSEMDQVGVLCACRTWDLEQPEYQRLNEASQFTQIELEPLDEAKVSSLLSELGVDSEEQPPALLDLCQRLLNLTLLADVIAADAAIDPSSLTTETALWDAYRESLDTEGSGPSGTIPTSWEDSPVDRCVYHARSSLRDRTTTFEIEERNPGDGRLRSRGTIVNDWRRRYRFKHDQLQSYFYAWDAVCGDFSVENVLEDGIDERVAADVFDWMFRMYLADASRSTSFIRDGLGSDSDLGFYAKSILAESARDLGPKQLPDETSRALLDSLNTDQNLTREFYRNLSSPAWARYLVDNERVSEFGSHSAAYVSELAGTHPELVIDALATYDTPDRSQLHPYLSVVDSLPPTQLTGLTSLIVKYLADLDRETSKRMHSNLSTLVGALIRESQADATLELLSALLESAVSETTEVERGEYSGTRTEVHCRLRPRSVQSLFDEYGDELVATCGMDLLDVLDEQFRSCLDRVVSQSADELPPERLLRRRLVANRLNPTKIEVVFVQVIEDVLGSLLVHDASAGSAWVRRYLEDDGIFKQMAISVLARHPERAPELVSEVLTTAKNVVDHEISTEYISLLDSGFGVISEVDQKTVLKHIDEAPDEEDIRERLSDRREFDSTDELDRMVDAQIDRWKLKRLYHVRDAVSNSRQTDIQSLIDEYGEIEYQAGTGYHFPFQWGDDDDGTPFDPSELDADAFISACREHAVPHHFEEESKEDTDELRALLNEELHDRLRNDPATYLPHLPEIVRAGDDEFVNTAFEAVKSLITNTDYRDTTIEAWGSILEALAMVTDIGTDERLWPRDTRRTAAELVQTIISHTRSSLPVAEYEEVLSEVLMRQLQDPDPERTDAGWNQSIAPQNPIFVKGVRPTGVVATTYFFASLNTDTSGTHQDLWDRIIALFEDSARPVRFALGMRLPLLFYLNDSLVRAHMDALFPEDSSPEAIRRFTSAWEGYLTITRLSQDLFADLRSKYERAIDFYTADRPDAVKEDENGISAYLVDNTADTYDERTYERVCSHLASAYAQEFIEASDPLIERAFALRVAELDGENIKSADLAFARTFTDLLNNTDNREFETMCWERAIEFWEIRLEYHDTPACEGFRGYAELLEHAPPSASVTEITDHLVRSAPCLSSSFPFQQVIEFLANEVNSSPTSAAIDDATSVLVALVDQWDTSFTYPASDDRWTIVKVAAANGNDQAIKLAERFYESGESEYRRIIDQHKTADSETS; this is encoded by the coding sequence ATGATCCCTGACCCGGTTCTTTTCTCCATCGTATACGACTCAGGAACGGAGATTTTCAGCAGGTTCCGAAAAGGAAGAACATTTCGCAAGGCCGTTGCTGACGCAGCGGAGGCGACTGCGGCTGATACCCCCGGAATCTCTTCAGACGATCTTCTCGATATTTTTCAGGCTGAACTTGACGAAGAAGCGACGGCTTCTGCAGATACTGATGAGATACTCTCAGACCTTGCTTATGCGCTAAAGGTGCGAGCGAATACGACCGAAGATGTCGATTTCGAGGCGACAATCGAACGGTTCCTTGTTCATCTCGAAGAAAACCTCGTTGCTGGGGGACAGACCCACGAGATCTACCAAATCCTCTACGAATACGTCCGCCACACAAACACCCTCACAGAAACGCTGGTCGAAGAGATTGAGCAACGCCATGAGCGATACTACGATGATCTCGACGCGTTGTCACGGTGGAGCAATCGAATGGCCCCGTCCGAGACGGCGTACCAAATTCCAGAAATCGACCAACACGTCGCGGTTTCAGGCGTTTCGACAGTTGAGTCTGAACTATCTGCTGGAGAAAACGTTATTCTTACCGGGCCTGCAGGTGTCGGGAAAACGGGTGTGCTGGCAGAGCAATACGCCACACTGGCGGACGAGCATCCGGTCTACTTCATTGATGCACGTGAATTCGGTCAGTTCGAGGCAATCTCCGATGTCGAAGCGGAGTTCGGCATCACGAACAGCCTCCGAGATCTGTTTCAGGAGGTCGCTGACCGGAACGGTCGTTGTACGGTGGTGGTTGATCAGCTCGATAACATCCGAATAGAAACTGCAGCCACCGTATTCCAACATCTACTCCTCGACTTGAGCGAGATGGACCAGGTTGGCGTCCTCTGTGCATGCCGGACATGGGATCTGGAACAACCGGAATATCAGCGTTTGAATGAGGCGTCTCAGTTCACCCAGATTGAGCTTGAACCCCTGGACGAGGCCAAGGTGTCATCGCTACTGTCAGAACTCGGTGTGGACTCTGAGGAGCAACCACCGGCACTACTTGACCTGTGTCAGCGACTACTGAACCTGACGCTACTCGCTGACGTGATAGCAGCCGACGCTGCCATCGATCCTAGTTCGCTTACTACGGAAACCGCACTGTGGGACGCATACCGGGAGTCGCTTGACACTGAGGGGAGCGGCCCGTCGGGTACCATCCCAACGAGCTGGGAGGACAGCCCGGTCGACCGCTGTGTATACCACGCACGGTCTTCCCTCCGTGATCGGACGACCACGTTCGAAATCGAAGAACGAAATCCCGGTGACGGACGGCTGCGAAGCAGGGGGACGATCGTCAATGACTGGCGCCGCCGATATCGGTTCAAACACGACCAATTACAATCGTATTTCTACGCGTGGGACGCGGTTTGTGGGGATTTCTCCGTTGAAAACGTTCTTGAGGACGGCATCGATGAACGCGTCGCAGCGGATGTCTTCGACTGGATGTTTCGTATGTATCTAGCGGACGCCAGCAGGAGTACCTCATTCATTAGGGATGGGCTCGGTTCAGATTCCGATCTCGGGTTCTACGCAAAGTCGATCCTCGCGGAATCAGCACGGGACCTCGGTCCGAAACAGTTGCCAGACGAAACTTCCCGGGCACTCCTAGACTCCTTGAACACAGACCAGAACCTCACACGAGAGTTCTATCGAAATCTCTCGTCGCCTGCATGGGCGAGATACTTGGTCGACAATGAACGAGTCTCGGAATTTGGTAGCCATTCCGCAGCGTATGTCTCCGAACTCGCCGGGACACACCCAGAACTCGTGATTGATGCACTAGCGACGTATGACACGCCCGATCGTTCTCAGTTACACCCCTACCTCTCCGTCGTCGATTCCTTGCCACCCACCCAACTTACCGGACTGACGTCTCTGATAGTGAAATACCTCGCCGATTTGGATCGAGAGACATCGAAGCGAATGCATTCGAATCTTTCGACACTGGTAGGTGCGTTAATCCGCGAGAGCCAAGCAGACGCCACGCTGGAGTTGCTTTCCGCTCTCCTTGAATCGGCAGTAAGCGAGACAACCGAGGTTGAACGAGGGGAATATTCAGGAACGAGGACAGAGGTTCACTGTCGGCTCCGGCCGAGGTCGGTCCAATCGTTGTTCGACGAGTACGGTGACGAGTTAGTCGCAACCTGTGGGATGGACCTTCTCGACGTCCTTGACGAACAATTCCGGAGCTGTCTGGACCGGGTTGTCTCGCAGTCAGCAGATGAGCTTCCGCCGGAACGCCTCCTCCGTCGTCGGTTAGTTGCCAACCGACTCAATCCCACGAAGATAGAGGTAGTCTTCGTCCAAGTGATCGAAGACGTTCTGGGATCGCTGCTCGTTCACGACGCGTCAGCTGGGTCTGCATGGGTGCGTCGCTACTTAGAGGACGACGGAATCTTCAAGCAAATGGCGATAAGCGTCCTCGCGCGGCATCCCGAACGAGCGCCGGAACTCGTTAGCGAGGTTCTGACAACCGCTAAAAACGTTGTCGACCACGAGATCTCAACGGAATACATCTCCCTGCTGGATAGCGGGTTCGGTGTCATTTCAGAGGTGGATCAAAAGACCGTCCTCAAGCACATCGACGAGGCACCCGACGAAGAGGACATTCGCGAGCGGTTGTCCGATCGGCGCGAGTTCGATTCCACGGACGAACTCGACCGGATGGTCGACGCTCAGATCGATCGTTGGAAACTGAAACGGCTATATCACGTTCGTGATGCAGTGTCGAACTCACGGCAGACAGACATTCAGTCGTTAATTGATGAGTATGGTGAGATCGAATACCAAGCCGGGACCGGCTACCACTTTCCATTCCAATGGGGAGACGACGATGACGGCACCCCATTCGATCCTTCCGAATTAGACGCTGATGCGTTCATCTCTGCTTGTAGGGAGCACGCGGTCCCGCATCATTTTGAAGAAGAGTCAAAAGAGGACACGGATGAACTCCGCGCACTACTCAACGAGGAGCTCCATGACCGTCTCCGCAATGACCCGGCGACGTATCTTCCACACCTTCCCGAAATAGTCCGTGCGGGTGACGACGAGTTCGTCAATACAGCCTTCGAGGCAGTAAAGTCTCTGATCACGAATACCGACTACCGTGACACCACGATCGAAGCGTGGGGTTCGATCCTCGAAGCACTTGCTATGGTCACTGACATCGGGACCGACGAGCGACTGTGGCCCCGGGATACGCGACGGACCGCTGCAGAACTTGTTCAGACGATCATCTCACATACACGGAGCTCGCTCCCGGTCGCCGAATACGAGGAGGTTCTGTCGGAAGTCCTCATGCGGCAGCTCCAAGATCCAGACCCTGAGCGAACAGACGCGGGGTGGAATCAGTCGATTGCGCCACAGAATCCCATCTTCGTCAAAGGGGTTCGGCCGACTGGCGTCGTTGCAACGACATACTTCTTCGCCTCGCTAAACACTGATACCTCGGGAACTCACCAAGACTTGTGGGACCGGATAATAGCGCTGTTTGAAGACTCTGCACGACCAGTCCGTTTTGCCCTCGGAATGCGACTACCGCTACTATTCTACCTCAACGACTCGTTAGTTCGAGCACATATGGATGCGCTCTTTCCCGAAGACAGCTCTCCCGAGGCAATTCGACGCTTTACTTCGGCTTGGGAGGGATATCTCACAATTACTCGTCTATCACAAGACCTGTTCGCCGATCTGCGTTCAAAGTATGAACGAGCGATTGATTTCTATACAGCTGACAGGCCGGACGCTGTCAAGGAAGATGAAAACGGCATTAGCGCATATTTGGTCGACAACACTGCCGATACCTACGATGAGCGGACGTACGAACGAGTGTGCTCGCACCTCGCAAGTGCATATGCACAAGAATTCATTGAGGCTTCTGACCCACTCATTGAGAGGGCATTTGCTTTACGCGTCGCTGAATTAGATGGTGAAAACATCAAGTCAGCCGATCTCGCATTCGCCCGGACGTTCACTGACCTACTGAACAATACAGATAACCGTGAGTTTGAGACGATGTGTTGGGAGCGGGCAATCGAGTTCTGGGAGATACGGCTTGAATACCACGATACACCAGCGTGCGAAGGATTTCGGGGGTACGCCGAACTGTTAGAGCATGCCCCGCCATCGGCGAGCGTAACAGAAATCACAGACCACCTCGTTCGGAGCGCCCCTTGTCTATCCTCATCGTTCCCGTTCCAGCAGGTAATCGAATTCTTGGCAAACGAGGTGAATTCCAGTCCGACCTCCGCAGCTATAGACGATGCAACCAGTGTACTCGTCGCGCTCGTTGACCAATGGGATACTTCGTTCACCTATCCAGCGAGCGACGACCGTTGGACTATCGTGAAAGTAGCAGCGGCAAACGGCAATGATCAAGCAATAAAGCTCGCCGAGCGTTTCTATGAATCTGGCGAGTCAGAGTATCGCCGAATAATCGACCAGCACAAGACAGCCGACTCAGAAACTTCGTGA
- a CDS encoding RNA-guided endonuclease InsQ/TnpB family protein, with product MRRTNTFDVVPMSDADEELLFRLLDASAALWNEINYERRHRYADPDRDIWDLSNYGERYAGVLGAATVQQIERQNAMAWRSYFALRKKGEAPSKPGFWGNREDGRELRTTIRTDSYTIEWGDRSRLDVLVGQELKSEYGLDRRDRFRLEIRGAPRWTDYNKQGRLVLEYDEVKARFRAYQSVTVDETYLDTPMGDESAALDIGANTLVACTTTTGQRYLYGGRALFERYRATTEEIGRLQSLLADDQHSSKRIRRLYRRRTRQRDHAQRTLIRDLVERLYEQGVAKIYVGDLTDILEAHWSVEVNTKTHSFWAFRTFTDRLSCAAEEYGIEIEERSEAWTSQICPACGSTERTMRHEDTITCTCGFEGHADLSASESFLKQQTDITRPMARPVRLTWDNHEWRPITPAPPLRQTNPNEERTNWSTCEGNATSGGSNTVNPRARGSHD from the coding sequence ATGAGGCGGACCAACACGTTCGATGTCGTCCCAATGTCCGATGCCGACGAGGAACTCTTGTTCCGGCTGTTGGACGCCTCTGCTGCACTCTGGAACGAAATCAACTACGAACGCCGCCACCGCTACGCCGACCCCGATCGCGACATCTGGGATCTTAGTAACTACGGCGAGCGCTACGCCGGTGTTCTTGGTGCAGCGACCGTCCAACAAATAGAGCGACAGAACGCGATGGCGTGGCGGTCGTACTTCGCGCTCAGAAAGAAGGGCGAAGCCCCTAGCAAGCCTGGGTTCTGGGGAAACCGGGAGGACGGCCGAGAACTTCGGACGACCATTCGTACCGATTCGTACACCATTGAGTGGGGTGACCGATCCCGGCTAGACGTACTGGTCGGCCAGGAGCTGAAATCGGAGTACGGACTTGATCGCCGTGACCGGTTCCGACTCGAAATCCGTGGCGCTCCGCGGTGGACCGACTACAATAAGCAGGGCCGATTGGTTCTTGAGTACGATGAAGTGAAGGCCCGCTTTAGAGCCTATCAGTCAGTCACTGTCGACGAGACGTACTTGGACACACCGATGGGAGACGAATCAGCGGCACTGGACATCGGTGCGAACACGCTTGTCGCCTGTACGACGACCACCGGGCAGCGATATCTGTACGGGGGACGGGCGCTCTTCGAACGGTACCGGGCGACCACGGAAGAAATCGGCCGATTACAATCACTGTTAGCTGACGACCAGCACAGTAGTAAACGGATTCGTCGGCTATATCGCCGACGGACACGCCAACGCGATCACGCTCAGCGGACCCTCATTAGGGATCTCGTGGAACGTCTCTACGAACAAGGTGTTGCTAAAATCTATGTGGGTGACCTCACTGATATCCTCGAAGCCCACTGGTCGGTGGAGGTGAACACGAAGACACACAGCTTCTGGGCGTTTCGGACGTTTACCGATCGGCTCAGTTGCGCTGCAGAGGAATACGGTATCGAGATCGAGGAACGCTCGGAGGCGTGGACGAGTCAGATCTGTCCGGCCTGTGGGTCTACCGAACGTACCATGCGTCACGAGGATACAATCACCTGCACGTGTGGATTTGAGGGCCACGCGGATCTGAGCGCCTCTGAATCGTTTCTGAAACAACAAACCGACATCACACGGCCGATGGCACGGCCCGTGCGACTTACGTGGGACAATCACGAATGGCGGCCTATCACACCCGCCCCGCCGCTACGGCAGACAAACCCCAACGAGGAGCGCACGAACTGGAGTACCTGTGAGGGGAACGCCACCTCCGGAGGATCGAATACGGTCAATCCTCGCGCGAGGGGATCCCACGATTAG